One genomic window of Euleptes europaea isolate rEulEur1 chromosome 10, rEulEur1.hap1, whole genome shotgun sequence includes the following:
- the KCNS3 gene encoding potassium voltage-gated channel subfamily S member 3: MVYGEFFHRPGQDEELVNLNVGGFKQSIGQSTLLKFPHTRLGKLLKCHSEEAILELCDDYSVADKEYYFDRNPSLFRYVLNFYYTGKLHVMEELCIFSFTQEIEYWGINELFIDSCCSNWYQDRKEDSPEKDWDQKSNNESLDSTLEESSIFEKDLEKFDKLRCGNLRRNIWVRMENPGYCLSAKIIAVSSLSVVLASIVTMCIHSMPEFQKLDANEREIENPALEVVEIICIIWFTSELVIRLAAAPSQKKFWKNPLNIIDFVSIIPFYATLAVDTKEEENEDIENMGKVVQILRLMRIFRILKLARHSVGLRSLGATLRHSYHEVGLLLLFLAVGISIFSVLTYSVEKDDETSELQSIPICWWWATISMTTVGYGDTFPVTLAGKIIGTSCIICGILVVALPITIIFNKFSKYYQKQKDIDVDQCNNNPQEKTNELPYFNIRDIYAKRMHSFISSLSSVGIVANDQDSTDASSIQDVEDVYNVSSLQNERASLVSSKTHL, from the coding sequence ATGGTGTATGGTGAGTTCTTCCACAGACCAGGACAAGATGAGGAGCTCGTCAACTTGAATGTGGGTGGCTTTAAGCAGTCTATTGGCCAAAGTACATTGCTCAAATTTCCCCATACAAGACTTGGAAAGCTACTCAAATGCCATTCAGAAGAGGCTATTCTGGAACTGTGCGATGACTATAGTGTTGCGGACAAAGAATATTATTTTGATAGGAACCCTTCGTTGTTCAGATACGTGCTGAACTTTTATTACACAGGTAAACTCCATGTTATGGAAGAGCTCTGCATCTTCTCCTTCACCCAAGAAATAGAATACTGGGGGATCAATGAACTGTTCATTGATTCCTGCTGTAGCAATTGGTACCAAGATAGGAAAGAAGACAGTCCAGAGAAGGACTGGGACCAGAAAAGCAACAATGAAAGTCTGGACTCTACATTGGAAGAGTCTTCCATATTTGAGAAGGATCTTGAGAAGTTCGATAAGCTGCGGTGCGGGAACCTGCGCAGAAACATATGGGTCAGAATGGAGAATCCTGGATATTGTTTGTCAGCCAAAATAATTGCTGTTTCTTCCCTGAGCGTGGTCCTGGCATCTATAGTGACTATGTGTATCCACAGCATGCCAGAGTTCCAAAAGCTGGATGCCAACGAAAGAGAGATCGAAAACCCTGCTCTGGAAGTTGTGGAGATCATATGCATTATTTGGTTCACCTCTGAGCTAGTGATTAGGTTGGCTGCTGCTCCAAGTCAGAAGAAGTTCTGGAAGAATCCACTGAACATCATTGATTTTGTCTCCATCATCCCATTCTATGCCACCTTGGCAGTGGACACAAAGGAGGAAGAAAATGAAGACATTGAAAACATGGGTAAAGTAGTCCAGATCCTACGGCTAATGAGGATATTCCGTATCCTGAAGCTGGCGAGGCATTCTGTTGGACTACGGTCTCTGGGTGCCACTCTGAGACACAGTTACCATGAAGTTGGACTCCTACTTTTGTTCCTGGCTGTGGGGATTtctattttttctgttttgaccTATTCAGTGGAGAAAGATGACGAGACATCAGAACTGCAGAGTATTCCCATCTGCTGGTGGTGGGCCACCATTAGCATGACCACTGTTGGTTACGGGGACACCTTTCCAGTCACCCTAGCAGGAAAGATCATTGGAACGTCTTGCATTATCTGTGGAATATTAGTGGTGGCTCTCCCTATCACCATCATTTTCAACAAATTCTCAAAATATTATCAAAAGCAGAAGGATATTGATGTGGACCAGTGCAACAACAACCCGCAGGAGAAGACAAATGAGCTTCCTTATTTTAATATTAGGGATATTTATGCAAAAAGGATGCATTCCTTTATTTCTAGCCTTTCTTCAGTAGGAATTGTAGCCAATGATCAAGACTCAACGGACGCCTCCAGTATCCAAGATGTTGAGGATGTTTATAACGTATCATCTTTGCAGAATG